A single region of the Romeriopsis navalis LEGE 11480 genome encodes:
- a CDS encoding mobilization protein MobD-like protein, whose product MPTIHLIDSEKGGTGKSWFSRVMHHTLEQRGIAFIGVDADTSNPTYHNVYSETQLVPFSIAPKEEDLPDVLFDMATQADLVVSLPAQAHRAVHHWIVQKDVIETGKAHGIHLRTWWISDGEDDSLNLFCEAVEAYAGAMDYVFVKNQGRCDEWAYFDSHTRTQEILAKYKIPTIEFPKLSDLRRIPINAERQRFADAAVAKDFGVLGRGQVTKYLQVCDQLLDTVGAFNAASPAPSETATGAPQKKGKNSAQAA is encoded by the coding sequence TAATTGACTCCGAGAAAGGAGGGACTGGTAAGTCCTGGTTTTCTCGGGTCATGCACCATACGCTAGAGCAACGTGGCATCGCCTTCATTGGGGTAGATGCCGATACCTCTAATCCGACCTACCACAACGTCTATTCAGAAACACAGTTAGTGCCGTTTAGCATCGCTCCCAAAGAAGAGGACTTGCCGGATGTCCTGTTCGATATGGCAACTCAAGCTGATTTAGTGGTGAGTCTTCCCGCTCAGGCACATCGGGCCGTCCATCATTGGATTGTGCAAAAGGATGTGATTGAAACAGGCAAAGCTCATGGCATACATCTGCGGACCTGGTGGATTAGTGATGGCGAAGATGATTCCCTCAACTTATTCTGTGAAGCGGTTGAAGCCTATGCGGGAGCAATGGACTATGTGTTTGTCAAGAATCAAGGCCGCTGTGATGAGTGGGCCTACTTTGACAGTCATACCCGGACGCAGGAAATTTTAGCCAAGTACAAAATCCCGACGATCGAGTTCCCCAAATTGTCTGATTTACGACGGATTCCGATCAATGCTGAACGCCAAAGATTTGCGGATGCGGCTGTCGCCAAAGACTTTGGTGTACTCGGCCGGGGCCAGGTAACAAAGTATCTCCAAGTTTGTGATCAACTGCTAGATACGGTGGGGGCCTTTAACGCGGCCTCGCCTGCGCCATCGGAAACGGCGACTGGAGCGCCGCAAAAAAAGGGAAAGAACTCGGCACAGGCCGCCTAA